Proteins encoded together in one Nostoc sp. PCC 7524 window:
- a CDS encoding PrsW family glutamic-type intramembrane protease yields the protein MADLDLVLWATIPTLVFLGYYYYRATVAPPVTHLLLLFVVGAVSGFVALGLQIAFETIANWIVDWERIQRSLLGIAFRQLVEIGPIEEGCKLVAVVVPTYYFQRQHRLRASSIFLFTIAASVGFTAEENWIYLFHGTASILDRTIGTPVHAMFSAPWGYALGLYFSAYVRLHRYKNLIFQAWINSVIFHALVNVLSSAWRYSPPLQYLSYGLFPLLLWMFWRMEQLFKRVEGKPTINLISGRTFQHRYWQRGLILFALMLGGNAIFGLFLLARILSPLRLSQIFYPDILLFTVSRLSLNLVFGILAWLIYWYLRYSASRR from the coding sequence GTGGCTGATTTGGATTTAGTTCTGTGGGCAACAATCCCCACACTGGTATTTTTGGGATATTACTATTATCGTGCTACTGTTGCCCCGCCTGTAACACACTTGTTGTTGTTATTTGTGGTTGGGGCAGTATCTGGTTTTGTTGCCCTCGGCTTACAAATAGCTTTTGAAACTATTGCTAATTGGATTGTAGACTGGGAGCGTATTCAGCGATCGCTCCTTGGCATTGCCTTCAGACAACTGGTAGAAATTGGCCCCATTGAAGAAGGTTGCAAGTTAGTAGCAGTCGTTGTACCCACCTACTACTTTCAACGTCAGCATCGCCTACGCGCCAGCAGTATTTTCTTGTTTACCATAGCTGCATCTGTTGGATTTACAGCCGAAGAAAACTGGATTTATCTATTCCACGGTACTGCATCCATTCTTGATCGTACTATTGGTACACCAGTCCATGCAATGTTCTCTGCACCTTGGGGCTATGCTTTGGGACTATATTTTTCTGCTTATGTGCGATTACATCGCTACAAAAATTTGATTTTTCAGGCTTGGATAAATTCTGTGATTTTCCACGCTTTGGTAAATGTGCTTTCTAGTGCTTGGCGTTACTCACCACCTCTACAGTATCTCAGTTATGGTTTATTTCCCTTACTGCTATGGATGTTTTGGCGGATGGAACAGTTATTTAAGAGGGTAGAAGGCAAACCCACTATTAATTTAATATCTGGTCGGACATTTCAGCATCGATACTGGCAAAGGGGTTTAATATTATTTGCGCTCATGCTAGGTGGTAACGCCATTTTTGGTTTATTTCTGTTAGCTAGAATTCTCAGCCCTTTGAGGTTATCACAGATATTTTATCCTGATATTCTGTTGTTTACAGTTAGTCGATTATCCCTAAATTTGGTTTTTGGGATTTTAGCGTGGTTAATTTATTGGTATTTAAGATATTCAGCTAGCCGTCGTTGA
- a CDS encoding DUF1392 family protein: MFDHINTLESCWYISPPWGQKIPMPIFGLLERVYLMKTNIFAYCCGMQWEQDEWNYAIAVGKKIIYTSSSEITGTGRLHLVTREKPVFRLGELVKFRFAGDSPQLRTVLGMQLMNQSWFYVIEWKSPSIEDTFTSSNVKLNCSHSCLSDRLAWVTDYDLVKV, translated from the coding sequence ATGTTTGACCACATCAACACCTTAGAAAGCTGTTGGTATATTTCTCCTCCTTGGGGTCAAAAAATCCCCATGCCGATATTTGGATTATTGGAAAGAGTTTATCTAATGAAGACTAATATTTTTGCCTACTGTTGCGGGATGCAGTGGGAACAAGATGAATGGAATTATGCGATCGCTGTTGGTAAAAAGATTATATATACATCAAGTAGCGAAATCACCGGTACTGGTCGGCTACACCTTGTGACTCGCGAAAAACCTGTTTTTAGATTGGGGGAGTTAGTTAAGTTTCGCTTTGCTGGTGATAGTCCACAACTGCGTACAGTCCTTGGTATGCAGCTAATGAACCAATCATGGTTTTATGTCATCGAATGGAAATCACCCAGTATTGAAGATACCTTTACCTCTAGCAATGTAAAACTTAATTGTAGTCATTCTTGCTTGAGCGATCGCTTGGCATGGGTGACTGACTACGACTTGGTGAAGGTGTGA
- a CDS encoding VOC family protein: protein MQILKVLIRVYVSPAELDDAIAFYENLFAEKCWLWFEYSETGLELAAVGSILLIAGSAETLYPLKNTQATFLVDSLHDFREILTQQGAVILAELKPVTTGINMRALHPDGTIIEYIEFP, encoded by the coding sequence ATGCAAATTCTCAAAGTGCTTATCAGAGTTTATGTTAGTCCAGCAGAATTAGATGATGCGATCGCCTTCTATGAAAACCTATTTGCAGAAAAATGTTGGCTATGGTTTGAATATTCCGAAACTGGTTTGGAACTCGCTGCTGTAGGTTCTATACTTTTAATTGCCGGTTCAGCCGAGACACTCTATCCATTGAAGAACACCCAAGCCACATTCCTAGTTGATTCACTCCATGATTTTCGGGAGATACTCACCCAGCAGGGAGCAGTCATTTTAGCAGAACTGAAGCCAGTAACCACAGGTATCAATATGCGAGCGTTGCATCCTGATGGCACAATTATTGAATATATTGAATTCCCTTGA
- a CDS encoding NIL domain-containing protein: MKKRVTLTFPKRAIQMPVTYVLAKEFNVAANIIRAQVAPNQIGKLVVELSGDIDQLDAAIEWMRSRHINVSLSLGEIIIDEDVCVHCGLCTGVCPTEALTLHPETYKLTFTRSRCIVCEQCIPTCPVQAISTNL, encoded by the coding sequence GTGAAAAAACGAGTTACCCTCACCTTTCCCAAGCGTGCCATACAAATGCCGGTGACTTACGTGCTGGCTAAAGAGTTTAATGTTGCCGCTAACATTATCCGCGCTCAAGTTGCTCCTAATCAAATCGGTAAACTGGTGGTAGAACTATCAGGAGATATTGATCAGTTAGATGCAGCTATTGAGTGGATGCGATCGCGACATATTAATGTTTCCCTCAGCTTGGGGGAAATTATTATTGATGAAGACGTGTGTGTTCACTGTGGCTTGTGTACTGGGGTTTGTCCTACAGAAGCTCTCACTCTCCACCCAGAAACCTATAAACTGACATTTACGCGATCGCGTTGTATTGTCTGTGAGCAGTGTATTCCTACCTGTCCAGTACAGGCAATCTCAACTAACCTTTAA
- a CDS encoding DUF3616 domain-containing protein, producing the protein MVNFHLINQCTLRFSDSFKTHREDISAVILTQQQYLWLGSDETSTIESLSVLDSKNFNNHQQFRVAEFIDLPAPEDEEIDIEGLAYDDYYLWLVGSHSYKRKQPKSDKNGEQNIARLAKIESEKNRYILARIPLVDGQLIKSCPHPQNQSKQLSSAKLKLTKDNNVLMAALAEDPHLGCFVKAGIPGKDNGLDIEGLAVAQGRVFLGLRGPVLRGWAIILELELENYELGLLTLNKIDVETRGYKKHFTWLNGLGIRDLCWDGKDLLILAGPTMDLDGVVQVYRLKNGVNLPENTLHTPELVQEIPHGDRDDRAEGMTLFHDISGVPSLLVVYDSPAENRLVGDDSVIADVFQLS; encoded by the coding sequence ATGGTAAATTTCCATTTAATCAATCAATGTACTCTGAGATTTAGCGATAGTTTTAAAACGCACAGAGAAGACATTTCCGCAGTCATACTAACTCAACAACAGTATTTATGGTTGGGTTCAGATGAAACTTCAACAATTGAGAGTTTGTCTGTCTTGGATAGTAAAAATTTTAACAATCACCAACAATTTCGGGTAGCAGAATTTATTGATTTACCAGCACCGGAAGATGAAGAAATTGATATTGAAGGTTTAGCTTATGATGATTATTATTTATGGCTAGTTGGTTCTCATAGCTATAAGCGTAAACAACCTAAATCTGATAAAAATGGTGAGCAGAATATTGCCAGATTAGCTAAAATTGAATCAGAGAAAAACCGCTATATTTTAGCTAGAATTCCCTTGGTGGATGGACAATTAATTAAGTCTTGTCCACATCCGCAAAACCAAAGTAAGCAGTTAAGTTCTGCAAAATTAAAGTTAACGAAAGATAACAACGTACTAATGGCGGCTTTAGCTGAAGATCCACATTTAGGTTGTTTTGTAAAAGCAGGAATTCCTGGAAAAGATAACGGTTTAGATATCGAAGGTTTAGCTGTTGCTCAAGGGAGAGTTTTTTTAGGTTTGCGTGGACCAGTATTGCGGGGTTGGGCAATAATTTTAGAACTTGAACTAGAAAATTATGAACTAGGGTTATTGACACTAAATAAAATAGATGTAGAAACAAGAGGGTACAAAAAGCATTTTACTTGGTTGAATGGTTTAGGTATTAGAGACTTATGTTGGGATGGGAAAGACTTGTTAATTTTGGCTGGACCAACTATGGATTTAGATGGGGTAGTGCAAGTTTATCGTTTAAAAAACGGTGTGAATTTACCAGAAAATACTCTCCATACTCCAGAGTTGGTGCAAGAAATTCCTCATGGCGATCGCGATGATCGTGCTGAAGGAATGACTTTATTTCATGATATCTCTGGAGTACCTTCATTATTGGTAGTTTATGACTCTCCAGCAGAGAATCGGCTAGTGGGTGACGATAGTGTGATTGCGGATGTTTTCCAGTTGAGTTAA
- a CDS encoding CHAD domain-containing protein, with translation MDLATEPAVKTLEEYAYQAIKKHFNKILKWEKPVKKDEDPEALHQMRVGMRRLRTAISRFDILLNLPKPANDKNIGKIARRLGNLRDFDVLKQNLETLYQPNLPPKEQKSLQKAFDALAKQREEALAKTLTTLKNDDYKSLKQTLEEWLEKPSYQPLASLQIQQVLPDLLLPEVSSFLLHPGLLVGTHVVDAEVKINTDSKAEEIEQQLTTQGESIHDLRKQAKRMRYQMELFTELYGESYAAYIADIKSIQDILGNIQDSMVMGEWLTNVFKSEIQTKLPTLASLLSANRVQWWQEWQPLQERYLQAENRHNFHLTILHPN, from the coding sequence ATGGATTTAGCTACAGAACCCGCAGTAAAAACTCTAGAAGAATACGCTTATCAGGCTATTAAAAAGCATTTTAATAAAATTTTAAAGTGGGAAAAACCTGTTAAGAAAGATGAAGATCCAGAAGCATTACACCAAATGCGCGTCGGAATGCGTCGTCTACGCACAGCTATTAGCAGGTTTGATATTCTACTAAATTTACCTAAGCCAGCTAATGATAAAAATATAGGTAAAATTGCTCGTCGCCTTGGTAATCTCCGCGATTTTGACGTATTAAAGCAAAATTTAGAAACCCTCTATCAACCAAATTTACCTCCTAAAGAGCAGAAATCCCTGCAAAAAGCTTTTGATGCTTTAGCTAAACAGCGTGAAGAGGCACTAGCTAAAACCCTGACAACATTAAAAAATGATGATTATAAATCTTTAAAACAAACTTTAGAAGAGTGGTTAGAAAAACCCAGTTATCAACCTCTAGCATCTCTACAAATTCAGCAGGTACTACCGGATTTACTCTTACCTGAAGTGAGTAGTTTCTTGCTACATCCAGGATTATTAGTAGGTACTCATGTTGTTGATGCAGAAGTCAAAATCAACACCGACTCCAAAGCAGAAGAGATAGAACAACAATTGACAACTCAAGGCGAAAGCATTCACGATTTGCGAAAACAGGCAAAGCGTATGCGTTACCAAATGGAACTATTTACTGAGTTATATGGTGAGTCTTACGCAGCTTACATTGCAGATATCAAAAGTATTCAAGACATTTTGGGCAATATTCAAGATAGTATGGTTATGGGTGAGTGGCTGACAAATGTATTCAAGTCAGAAATTCAAACTAAACTACCAACATTAGCTAGTTTATTATCTGCCAATCGTGTCCAATGGTGGCAAGAGTGGCAACCATTACAGGAACGTTATTTACAAGCAGAAAATCGGCATAATTTTCATCTCACAATCCTGCATCCTAATTGA
- a CDS encoding helix-turn-helix domain-containing protein produces MSHNTNQFQNSENSESNIGKCLTPFQRKSLLKKLQTDLQPKYRRRIEIMLLADQGKSQTEICKTLGCSYHMARYWIGLAKAGLAHQWQEQPVGRPKSVNEQYLKCLKDLVSHSPREYGYPFQSWTAQWLSKHLAREMGIEITERHISRLLKQMGLSTKPRNHISKQETDDQHNCEITITDLQSPCDSHFFWTLNLMNNKH; encoded by the coding sequence ATGTCACACAATACTAATCAATTTCAAAATTCTGAAAACTCAGAATCTAATATCGGTAAATGTTTAACGCCTTTTCAAAGGAAATCACTGCTGAAGAAATTACAAACAGATTTGCAACCAAAATATCGCCGACGTATTGAAATTATGCTACTGGCAGATCAGGGCAAATCTCAAACCGAAATTTGTAAAACTTTAGGTTGTTCCTATCATATGGCACGATACTGGATTGGTCTAGCAAAAGCTGGTTTAGCCCATCAATGGCAGGAGCAACCAGTAGGTAGGCCAAAGAGTGTTAATGAGCAATATCTTAAATGTTTGAAAGATTTGGTAAGCCATAGTCCGCGTGAGTATGGCTATCCGTTTCAAAGCTGGACTGCACAATGGTTAAGCAAACATTTAGCAAGAGAAATGGGTATCGAAATTACTGAACGCCATATCAGCCGTCTACTCAAACAAATGGGGCTATCTACTAAACCAAGAAATCATATCTCTAAACAAGAAACTGATGATCAACACAATTGTGAAATTACAATTACTGATTTGCAATCGCCCTGTGATTCTCATTTCTTCTGGACTCTCAATTTAATGAATAATAAACATTAA
- a CDS encoding N-acetylmuramoyl-L-alanine amidase — MKYGIDMGHNCPPDTGARGIKFEDTLTRDVGNRVTSKLRALGHEVIVCNPEKANSVRDSLSQRCNRANAARVEVFVSIHFNAFNGQANGTEVFAASETGRRIAKPVVDEIVKLGFFNRGVKSGSHLFVLRNTNMPAILVECCFIDSQKDMNLFEPEAMANAIVKGLTGKLPTTPVTPVPDEEQNIDTSIMRLQKALNRLKITDRNGKALAENNRLTAETKFAIERFQGIVGVEQTGVAGETTWNVINLILAKRIIRINHAGGPVVRYIQHRLGADVDGILGPQTEAAIKRFQRQNGLIADGIIGPMTWKKLIG, encoded by the coding sequence ATGAAATATGGAATTGATATGGGTCATAACTGCCCACCAGACACCGGAGCAAGAGGCATCAAATTTGAGGATACTTTAACTAGAGATGTAGGTAACAGAGTTACATCTAAATTAAGAGCTTTAGGACATGAAGTAATAGTATGTAACCCAGAGAAGGCTAATTCAGTTAGAGATTCACTCTCACAAAGATGCAATAGAGCTAATGCTGCTAGAGTAGAAGTATTTGTTTCAATTCATTTTAATGCCTTTAACGGACAAGCTAATGGTACAGAAGTATTTGCAGCTAGTGAAACAGGCAGAAGAATTGCTAAACCTGTTGTAGATGAAATTGTAAAATTAGGATTTTTTAATCGGGGAGTTAAGAGTGGTTCCCACTTATTTGTGTTGCGAAATACAAATATGCCAGCGATTCTTGTAGAATGTTGTTTCATTGATTCCCAAAAAGATATGAATCTGTTTGAGCCAGAAGCAATGGCTAATGCAATTGTTAAAGGTTTAACAGGTAAATTACCTACTACACCTGTAACTCCTGTTCCAGATGAAGAACAGAATATAGATACCAGTATAATGAGGCTACAAAAAGCTTTAAATAGACTAAAAATTACTGATAGAAATGGTAAAGCTCTAGCTGAAAATAATCGACTGACCGCAGAAACAAAATTTGCTATCGAAAGATTTCAAGGAATTGTGGGAGTTGAACAAACTGGTGTGGCAGGAGAAACTACCTGGAACGTCATTAATCTAATCTTAGCCAAGCGGATCATTAGAATTAATCATGCTGGTGGGCCGGTAGTCAGATATATACAACATCGATTAGGTGCTGATGTAGATGGTATTTTGGGACCACAAACAGAAGCAGCAATCAAAAGATTTCAAAGACAGAATGGTTTAATTGCTGATGGAATTATTGGACCAATGACTTGGAAAAAATTAATCGGTTAG
- a CDS encoding prephenate/arogenate dehydrogenase — MKIGILGLGLIGGSLGYDLRSQGHYVVGVSRKQSTCATAVALGSVDEANVDLSLFADTEVVFICTPIGLIVPQAEQLIQHLPKTTVVTDVGSVKAPIVTAIAPMWENFIGGHPMAGTADSGIEAAQKNLFVDRPYVLTPDGKTPKSAIAVVEEIVRSLGANIYYCQPEQHDRAVSWISHLPVMVSSSLIAACLGETDPEVLQLAQNLASSGFRDTSRVGGGNPELGVMMAQYNRQALLGSLQQYRYQLDELINLIEQENWTALAAKLQSTQQARPSFVD, encoded by the coding sequence ATGAAAATTGGGATTTTAGGACTGGGACTAATTGGTGGTTCATTGGGTTATGATCTGCGATCGCAAGGTCATTATGTTGTCGGAGTCAGCCGCAAACAATCAACCTGTGCAACGGCTGTAGCTTTAGGTAGTGTTGATGAGGCTAATGTCGATCTGAGCCTATTTGCGGACACAGAAGTTGTGTTTATTTGTACACCCATTGGGTTGATTGTGCCGCAAGCAGAGCAATTAATTCAGCATTTACCTAAAACTACGGTGGTGACTGATGTCGGTTCAGTCAAAGCACCGATTGTCACAGCCATTGCACCTATGTGGGAAAATTTTATTGGTGGTCATCCCATGGCCGGAACCGCAGATAGTGGCATAGAAGCAGCTCAAAAAAATTTATTTGTGGATAGACCTTATGTATTAACACCAGATGGGAAAACGCCAAAAAGTGCGATCGCAGTGGTAGAAGAAATTGTGCGATCGCTAGGTGCTAATATCTATTATTGTCAGCCAGAACAACACGACCGCGCTGTGAGTTGGATTTCCCATTTACCTGTGATGGTTAGTTCCTCATTGATTGCGGCTTGTCTTGGTGAAACTGACCCAGAAGTTTTACAATTAGCACAAAACTTAGCTAGTTCCGGCTTTCGAGATACTAGCCGCGTCGGTGGGGGTAATCCAGAGTTAGGTGTAATGATGGCGCAATATAATCGCCAAGCATTGCTGGGTTCATTACAACAATATCGTTACCAACTCGATGAATTAATTAACTTAATTGAGCAAGAAAATTGGACAGCTTTAGCAGCAAAGTTGCAGTCCACACAACAAGCAAGACCTAGTTTTGTGGACTAA